The Toxorhynchites rutilus septentrionalis strain SRP chromosome 3, ASM2978413v1, whole genome shotgun sequence genome includes a region encoding these proteins:
- the LOC129772896 gene encoding putative nuclease HARBI1, with amino-acid sequence MDSVLLPILAEQEEIGMPCYHRRNHRKSTDFIKLSDEAFIKSFRLSKEAFRYVLEEIENCLTTRKGGLSTEVKLAACLRFFAEGNYQHGAGQDYHIAIAQPTFSKVLTEMLNILERTLCKKWISLNMTEDEQRRAKLHFYQKTSIPGVIMCLDGTHVKIIPPKLNRNLFFNRKGFYSLNVLIVCDDQQRIRFVDPTFQGSNHDSHIWRVSPARTHFEQLHQNGEVNTKILGDAGYPSEPWLVTPFRAAEEGSLESDFNRRHALGRAIVERTIGLLKNRFRCILGARQLHYNPTKCAQIINHGPKRALRVVPLLC; translated from the exons ATGGATTCCGTTTTGTTACCGATTTTGGCGGAGCAAGAAGAAATTGGAATGCCTTGCTACCATCGGCGAAACCACCGAAAATCAACCGACTTCATAAAACTTTCTGATGAAGC ATTCATCAAAAGTTTTCGTCTAAGTAAGGAAGCTTTTCGGTACGTTTTAGAGGAAATTGAGAACTGCCTTACCACAAGGAAAGGTGGTCTATCCACGGAGGTGAAACTCGCAGCATGTTTGCGATTCTTTGCTGAAGGAAATTATCAACATGGAGCAGGGCAAGATTATCACATTGCCATAGCACAGCCCACATTTTCCAAGGTGCTGACTGAAATGCTTAACATTCTGGAGCGGACACTGTGTAAGAAATGGATTTCCCTAAATATGACGGAAGACGAACAGCGGCGTGCTAAACTACACTTCTatcagaaaacatcaattcCGGGTGTTATTATGTGTTTGGATGGAACCCACGTAAAAATTATTCCACCTAAGCtgaatcgaaatttgttttttaatcggAAGGGATTTTATAGTCTCAACGTTCTGATT GTTTGTGACGATCAGCAAAGGATTCGTTTCGTTGATCCTACCTTCCAGGGATCTAATCATGACTCTCATATATGGCGTGTAAGCCCTGCAAGAACTCACTTTGAGCAGCTTCACCAAAATGGTGAAGTTAATACTAAGATTCTAG gtgatgctGGTTATCCATCGGAACCTTGGTTAGTAACGCCATTCAGAGCAGCGGAGGAAGGGAGTTTGGAGAGCGATTTTAATCGCAGGCATGCCTTGGGTCGTGCTATCGTCGAGCGGACAATCGGTTTACTAAAAAATCGGTTTAGATGCATCCTTGGCGCGAGACAACTTCACTACAATCCTACTAAATGCGCTCAAATTATAAAT cacGGCCCAAAACGAGCACTTCGAGTCGTTCcgctactctgctga
- the LOC129772897 gene encoding uncharacterized protein LOC129772897 translates to MEKNKNKTTTKNQFERIVLLLEQEPDIAKGFSRGNSGPFWDDLAAEVNSLGPPIRDGSGWKKVWADYKSGLKRKLAHNKREQRATGGGPNKIINLSELEEQAVLLTGLLATVEGIPGTSSHGTQLGSPSGEPQAADQENFIYYGTSDECDGINNTIHFQPSQPKKSRPSTTRLLELQVEQQNKFHTNVKSLLKNTNKNLSDLVHYQRQSARAILSVDATLKEHLSEQKRHNHEMEKIALEESIATNP, encoded by the exons AT ggaaaaaaacaaaaacaaaacaaccactAAAAATCAGTTCGAGCGGATTGTGCTGCTTCTGGAGCAAGAGCCGGACATAGCAAAGGGTTTCTCCCGAGGAAATTCCGGACCCTTCTGGGATGATCTGGCGGCAGAAGTCAATAGTTTGGGACCGCCTATTCGCGATGGAAGTGGATGGAAAAAG GTTTGGGCGGACTATAAGTCCGGATTAAAGCGAAAACTCGCTCACAACAAACGGGAGCAGAGGGCGACAGGTGGAGGacccaataaaattatcaatttgtcCGAGCTGGAGGAGCAGGCAGTTCTACTAACTGGGTTACTTGCGACCGTGGAAGGAATCCCGGGTACCTCATCTCATGGAACACAGTTGGGTTCGCCTTCGGGTGAACCTCAAGCTGCAGACCaggaaaattttatatattatggTACTTCCGACGAGTGTGACGGTATCAATAATACCATTCACTTCCAGCCCTCTCAGCCGAAAAAATCCAGACCTTCTACCACGAGGCTATTAGAGCTGCAAGTCgagcaacaaaacaaatttcacaCCAATGTGAAATCCCtgttaaaaaacacaaacaagaaTTTGAGTGATCTGGTTCATTATCAGCGCCAATCAGCTCGAGCGATTCTTTCCGTGGATGCCACACTCAAAGAACATCTGAGTGAACAAAAACGACATAACCACGAGATGGAGAAGATCGCGCTGGAGGAATCAATAGCGACAAATCCTTGA